One genomic region from Fusobacteriaceae bacterium encodes:
- a CDS encoding cytidylate kinase-like family protein — MSNFVVTISREHGSRGREIGRLLAERLGVEYYDKDILKLASESSGINEELFAKYEQKNPLLFGIAKKIYTGEVIPPGRTGFLSGDNLFNYQAKVVKELAEKESYVMIGQCGGFVLDDMTPKLKLLKVYVTARKEDRIKSIQERFDLPLRDIERLIEKTDKQRAGYFQYHTGEKWHDIRQYDLCISTSKITVDQAVELLADYVGILTKEK; from the coding sequence TTGAGCAATTTTGTGGTAACCATATCCCGGGAGCACGGGAGCAGAGGACGGGAGATCGGACGTTTGCTGGCGGAGCGTCTCGGCGTCGAATACTATGACAAGGATATCCTGAAGCTCGCTTCGGAATCCAGCGGGATCAACGAAGAGCTCTTCGCCAAATACGAGCAGAAGAATCCGCTCCTCTTCGGCATCGCCAAGAAAATCTACACGGGAGAAGTGATCCCTCCGGGGAGAACCGGCTTCCTGTCGGGCGACAACCTGTTCAACTATCAGGCCAAGGTCGTCAAGGAGCTGGCCGAAAAGGAATCCTACGTGATGATCGGGCAATGCGGCGGTTTCGTTTTGGATGACATGACGCCGAAACTGAAGCTCTTGAAAGTCTATGTGACGGCCAGGAAAGAGGACCGGATCAAGTCCATCCAGGAACGCTTTGACCTGCCTTTGCGGGACATCGAGCGCCTGATCGAGAAGACGGACAAGCAGCGGGCGGGCTATTTCCAGTACCATACGGGCGAGAAGTGGCACGATATCCGTCAGTACGACCTCTGTATCAGCACGAGCAAGATTACCGTGGATCAGGCGGTGGAATTGCTGGCGGATTATGTGGGAATTCTGACGAAGGAAAAATAA
- a CDS encoding ABC transporter ATP-binding protein codes for MLQVKNMHVHYGAIHAIHGIDLEVNDGEVVSLIGANGAGKTTILHTITGLKAASSGEITYDGVDLRKIAPNKIVTIGMAHVPEGRHIFARMTVLENLEMGAYMRKDNANLGAEMEEVFKSFPRLKERVKQVGGTLSGGEQQMLAISRALMSKPKILLLDEPSMGLSPILVKEVFSIIKQLHEKGITILLVEQNAKMALSIADRAYVLETGNISMSGSAKELMDDDRVRKAYLGA; via the coding sequence ATGTTACAGGTAAAAAATATGCACGTACATTACGGGGCCATCCACGCGATACACGGCATTGACCTCGAAGTCAACGACGGAGAGGTCGTTTCCCTGATCGGGGCGAACGGCGCGGGAAAGACGACGATCCTGCATACGATCACGGGACTGAAGGCGGCGTCTTCGGGCGAGATTACCTACGACGGCGTGGACTTGAGGAAAATCGCGCCGAACAAAATCGTCACGATCGGTATGGCCCACGTACCCGAGGGGCGTCATATCTTCGCGCGGATGACGGTTCTCGAAAATCTGGAAATGGGCGCCTATATGCGTAAAGACAACGCCAACCTCGGCGCCGAAATGGAAGAGGTGTTCAAGAGTTTCCCGAGACTGAAAGAGCGGGTAAAGCAGGTGGGCGGCACGCTTTCCGGCGGAGAGCAGCAGATGCTGGCCATTTCCCGGGCATTGATGTCAAAGCCGAAAATTCTGTTGTTGGACGAACCTTCCATGGGGCTCTCGCCGATCCTCGTCAAGGAAGTGTTCAGCATCATCAAACAGCTGCACGAGAAGGGGATTACGATCCTGCTGGTGGAGCAGAACGCCAAAATGGCGCTTTCCATAGCCGACAGGGCCTATGTGCTGGAGACAGGCAATATCTCTATGTCGGGTTCGGCAAAGGAACTCATGGACGACGACAGGGTGCGCAAAGCCTATCTGGGCGCGTAG
- a CDS encoding ABC transporter ATP-binding protein — translation MAQATAAVSKEAVLKTEYLGIAFGGLKAVDDFNIELYPGELVGLIGPNGAGKTTVFNLLTGVYMPTEGKIFFEGKLLNGKKPYQCVAAGMARTFQNIRLFKKLSVLDNIKVAFGKDIKYRLFGSVFRSPLYLREEADMDARARDLLKIFHMEDKAEYIAQNLPYGQQRKLEIARALATGMKLLLLDEPAAGMNPTETQELLECINLIRERFKITILLIEHDMSLVMNICERIVVLDYGRIIAAGTPDQISKDPKVIAAYLGADD, via the coding sequence ATGGCGCAAGCGACAGCGGCAGTGAGCAAAGAAGCCGTTTTGAAGACGGAATATCTCGGCATCGCCTTCGGCGGGCTGAAGGCCGTGGACGATTTCAATATCGAACTGTATCCCGGCGAGCTTGTGGGGCTCATCGGCCCCAACGGCGCGGGAAAAACGACGGTTTTCAATCTTCTGACCGGCGTGTATATGCCCACGGAGGGCAAGATCTTTTTCGAGGGCAAGCTCCTCAACGGCAAGAAACCCTATCAATGCGTGGCGGCGGGCATGGCCAGGACCTTTCAGAACATCCGGCTCTTCAAAAAATTGTCCGTATTGGACAACATCAAAGTCGCCTTCGGTAAAGACATCAAATACCGGCTCTTCGGATCCGTGTTCCGCTCGCCGCTCTACTTGCGGGAAGAAGCGGATATGGACGCCAGAGCGCGGGATCTGCTGAAGATCTTCCATATGGAGGACAAGGCCGAATACATCGCGCAGAATCTGCCCTACGGGCAGCAGCGGAAACTGGAGATTGCCAGAGCTCTTGCCACGGGCATGAAACTCCTTCTGCTGGACGAACCCGCGGCGGGCATGAACCCCACGGAGACGCAGGAATTGCTTGAATGTATCAACCTGATCCGCGAGCGCTTCAAGATCACGATCCTGTTGATCGAGCACGACATGAGCCTTGTCATGAACATCTGCGAACGCATCGTCGTTCTGGATTACGGCAGGATTATCGCGGCGGGCACGCCGGACCAGATTTCCAAGGACCCGAAGGTCATCGCGGCCTATCTGGGCGCGGACGACTAA
- a CDS encoding branched-chain amino acid ABC transporter permease, with translation MVIENNMSDTKRHLINFLAVAAIFAIIVGLKQTGRLSPYIQGIMMTTCIAIVMSTSLNLATGFLGQVTLGHAGFMSIGAYTSAIVTCTLRDAGILTGSAGADITRFLFGMLCGGVLAAIFGVFVGIPALRLKGDYLAIITLGFGEIIRVVIQNMEITRKGRSYIGIDSLSNLYVVFWVMVTSVSVIYALVNSKYGRAFMSIREDEVASGASGINTTYYKVLAFTISAFFAGVGGTIYAHYIVTLQPSTFNFSKSTEYMIIVVLGGRGSLTGSVVAAVFLTALPELLRTFSTYRMLAYSVALVFVMIYKPGGVFGSYEFSLVQTLRKFFGKKAPAVKAAAETTGEGDR, from the coding sequence ATGGTCATCGAAAACAATATGAGCGATACAAAGCGGCATTTAATTAATTTTCTGGCTGTTGCGGCCATCTTTGCGATTATCGTGGGCTTGAAGCAGACCGGCAGGCTCTCCCCCTATATCCAGGGGATCATGATGACGACCTGCATCGCCATCGTCATGTCCACGTCTCTGAACCTCGCGACGGGATTCCTGGGCCAGGTAACGCTGGGACACGCGGGATTCATGTCCATCGGGGCCTATACTTCGGCCATCGTCACCTGCACGCTGCGGGACGCGGGCATATTGACCGGCTCCGCGGGCGCCGACATCACAAGATTTTTGTTCGGAATGTTGTGCGGGGGCGTGCTGGCAGCCATATTTGGCGTATTTGTGGGGATACCCGCGCTGAGACTCAAAGGCGACTATCTGGCCATCATCACGCTGGGCTTCGGGGAAATCATCCGGGTCGTGATCCAGAATATGGAGATTACGCGTAAGGGCCGTTCCTACATCGGGATTGACAGCCTTTCGAACCTCTACGTGGTCTTTTGGGTCATGGTGACCTCGGTTTCCGTGATCTACGCCCTGGTCAATTCCAAATACGGCAGGGCCTTTATGTCCATCCGGGAGGACGAGGTGGCTTCGGGGGCCTCGGGCATCAATACGACCTATTACAAGGTGCTGGCCTTTACGATATCCGCGTTTTTCGCGGGCGTCGGCGGGACCATTTACGCCCATTATATCGTGACCTTGCAGCCCTCGACCTTCAATTTCAGCAAGTCCACCGAATACATGATCATCGTGGTTTTGGGCGGCAGAGGATCGCTGACCGGATCCGTGGTGGCGGCCGTATTCCTGACGGCGCTGCCGGAACTGCTCCGGACCTTCTCCACTTACAGAATGTTGGCCTACTCTGTGGCCCTCGTCTTCGTCATGATCTACAAACCGGGCGGCGTGTTCGGGAGCTATGAATTCTCCCTCGTACAGACGCTCAGGAAATTTTTCGGGAAAAAGGCGCCGGCGGTCAAGGCCGCGGCGGAAACGACCGGGGAAGGTGATCGGTAA
- a CDS encoding branched-chain amino acid ABC transporter permease, with protein MNKELVLFFQQLINALKIGSVYALVALGYTMVYGIIRLTNFAHGDFIMVGGYTMLFMMPVMAKMGIPVWCAVFIAIAICSCVGVTVEQVAYKPVRRSGSSVSALITAISVSLFMENMALLVVGGSPRSVPRIFRMPNVKISGVSVNGNSMLTIVIGLFVMICLTLFVRRTRAGKAMRAVSEDGQASILMGINLNRSITLTFAMGSGLAAVASMMYCTAYPQVQPFMGAMLGLKAYVAAVLGGIGIIPGAMLGGMVIGFVETMTKAYISSSYADAFVFAILIVVLLVKPAGILGKNIGEKV; from the coding sequence TTGAACAAGGAACTGGTATTATTTTTTCAGCAATTGATCAACGCGCTGAAAATAGGAAGTGTTTACGCGCTGGTCGCTCTGGGCTACACCATGGTGTACGGGATCATCCGGCTCACCAATTTTGCCCACGGGGACTTCATTATGGTCGGCGGTTACACCATGCTGTTCATGATGCCTGTCATGGCAAAAATGGGAATCCCGGTCTGGTGCGCGGTGTTTATTGCCATAGCAATATGCTCCTGTGTGGGCGTCACCGTAGAGCAAGTCGCTTACAAGCCGGTGAGAAGGTCCGGTTCATCCGTATCCGCGCTGATTACGGCCATTTCCGTGAGTCTCTTTATGGAGAATATGGCGCTTCTCGTTGTCGGCGGATCTCCGCGCAGCGTTCCGCGGATATTCAGAATGCCCAATGTGAAAATCAGCGGGGTTTCCGTCAACGGCAATTCCATGCTGACCATTGTCATCGGCCTTTTTGTCATGATCTGCCTGACGCTCTTCGTCAGACGCACAAGAGCCGGGAAAGCCATGCGGGCCGTATCGGAAGACGGGCAGGCTTCTATTCTTATGGGAATAAATCTCAATCGCAGCATTACGCTGACCTTCGCCATGGGGTCGGGGCTGGCCGCCGTGGCGTCCATGATGTATTGCACGGCCTATCCGCAGGTGCAGCCCTTTATGGGGGCCATGCTGGGGCTTAAGGCCTATGTCGCCGCGGTACTGGGCGGTATCGGCATCATTCCCGGGGCCATGCTCGGCGGCATGGTCATCGGATTTGTGGAAACAATGACAAAAGCCTATATTTCTTCTTCCTACGCCGACGCCTTCGTGTTTGCGATCCTGATTGTCGTGCTGCTCGTGAAGCCCGCGGGCATCCTGGGGAAGAATATCGGGGAGAAGGTGTAG
- a CDS encoding ABC transporter substrate-binding protein — protein MSLLACLSITVLGAAKSDEVVIGVTLPLTGDLAFSGQQVSQGMTMAMEEINEQGGVLGKKLRLDFQDDKRDPIEGANTYQLLKGRGYPIILGSLTSGVTAGMAAKADVDKMPILTPTGTADMLTEGKSFVFRSCFVDSYQGKIVAKFAAETLKVKKAAVLYCSADEYSLGLYESFLIACKDFGIELVAKEISTTMTDVDYSAQLTKIKESGAEMIFAPYYYGTAALIVVQAREAGFTGYLVGADGWSNIAGKVGDNADAFKDTYWTGHYSVDDPEPAVQAFVKKFTSKYGNETLTSSAALGYDCVFIAAQAMKEANSTTDREKVAAALRSLKFSGTSGTFTLEGGNPQKNVVVNGIVDGKEKYIVTVKP, from the coding sequence ATGAGTTTACTTGCGTGTCTTTCCATCACAGTCCTGGGCGCGGCAAAATCCGATGAGGTAGTCATCGGAGTCACGCTGCCGCTTACGGGCGATCTGGCTTTCAGCGGACAGCAGGTCAGCCAGGGCATGACCATGGCCATGGAAGAAATCAATGAACAGGGCGGCGTTTTGGGCAAGAAACTGAGGCTTGATTTTCAGGACGACAAGCGGGACCCCATCGAAGGGGCCAACACCTATCAGCTCCTCAAGGGCAGAGGCTATCCGATTATTCTCGGTTCCCTGACCTCCGGGGTGACCGCGGGCATGGCGGCCAAGGCTGACGTGGACAAAATGCCTATCCTGACGCCTACGGGAACGGCGGATATGCTGACGGAAGGAAAATCCTTCGTGTTCAGATCCTGCTTTGTGGACTCCTATCAGGGAAAGATCGTGGCGAAATTCGCGGCGGAGACGCTGAAAGTCAAAAAGGCGGCCGTGCTCTATTGCAGCGCCGACGAATATTCCCTCGGATTGTATGAGTCCTTCCTCATCGCCTGCAAAGATTTCGGCATCGAGCTCGTTGCCAAAGAAATCTCGACGACCATGACCGACGTGGACTACTCGGCCCAATTGACCAAAATCAAAGAAAGCGGCGCGGAGATGATTTTCGCCCCCTACTACTACGGGACGGCGGCGCTCATCGTCGTTCAGGCCAGAGAGGCCGGCTTTACGGGATATCTTGTGGGCGCGGACGGCTGGAGCAACATCGCCGGAAAGGTCGGCGACAACGCCGACGCCTTCAAAGACACCTACTGGACGGGGCACTATTCCGTGGATGATCCGGAACCCGCCGTTCAGGCTTTCGTCAAGAAGTTCACGAGCAAGTACGGCAACGAAACACTGACCAGCTCGGCGGCCCTGGGATACGACTGCGTGTTTATCGCGGCCCAGGCCATGAAAGAAGCCAATTCGACGACCGATCGGGAAAAGGTTGCGGCGGCCCTGCGCTCGCTGAAGTTCTCGGGCACCTCGGGAACCTTCACCCTCGAGGGCGGCAATCCCCAGAAAAACGTAGTCGTCAACGGTATCGTAGACGGCAAGGAAAAATACATCGTCACGGTAAAACCGTAA
- a CDS encoding ABC transporter substrate-binding protein, with product MKKVFLLVATLITGLFATMALAADEIYIGVTSPATGYIALYGQSINQGVQLAFDEINAAGGVLGKKIKVDFLDDKGDATEGANTYNILKGRGVSAIIGSCTSGVTAGIAAKADADKMIVITPTGTADMLTVGKNYIYRACFIDSRQGKYAATYAKDILKVKTAGLLYCGADEYSLGLAESFRKEAEALGIKIVASETSATMDDVEFSAQLSKIAAANPDLLYTVYYYGQAVLIITQARQAGFDGPILGPDGFDGVAERINDDNKEAFHDVAFTNHYANDNPDPAVQKFVAAFTAKFGTANLNALSACAYDAAYILAQAIREAGSDDTEKMNEAMKKMKFSGVTGTFTFENGNPTKGGVIIGVQDGVNKFIAAVE from the coding sequence ATGAAAAAGGTATTTCTGTTAGTTGCAACGTTGATCACTGGTTTGTTTGCGACGATGGCGCTTGCGGCCGATGAAATCTATATCGGTGTGACATCGCCCGCGACGGGTTATATCGCTTTGTACGGTCAGTCCATCAATCAGGGCGTACAGCTGGCGTTTGACGAAATCAACGCCGCCGGCGGCGTGCTGGGAAAGAAAATCAAGGTTGATTTTCTCGATGACAAAGGGGACGCCACCGAAGGCGCCAATACGTATAATATTTTGAAAGGAAGAGGCGTTTCCGCCATTATCGGTTCCTGTACCTCGGGCGTTACGGCCGGGATCGCGGCCAAGGCAGACGCCGACAAAATGATCGTGATTACGCCCACCGGCACGGCCGATATGCTGACGGTCGGCAAGAATTACATCTACCGCGCTTGCTTCATCGATTCCCGCCAGGGCAAATACGCGGCCACCTACGCCAAAGACATCCTGAAAGTAAAGACGGCCGGACTCCTGTACTGCGGCGCCGACGAATATTCCCTCGGTCTCGCGGAATCCTTCCGGAAAGAAGCGGAAGCCCTCGGCATTAAGATCGTCGCTTCAGAGACTTCTGCCACCATGGACGACGTGGAATTTTCCGCCCAGCTGTCCAAGATCGCCGCGGCCAATCCCGATCTGCTCTACACCGTTTACTATTACGGCCAGGCTGTCCTGATCATCACCCAGGCGAGACAGGCCGGATTTGACGGACCCATCCTCGGACCCGACGGATTTGACGGCGTGGCCGAAAGAATCAATGACGACAACAAAGAAGCCTTCCATGACGTAGCGTTCACGAACCACTATGCCAATGACAATCCGGATCCCGCCGTACAGAAATTCGTAGCGGCTTTCACGGCAAAATTCGGCACGGCCAATCTGAACGCTCTTTCCGCTTGCGCCTATGACGCCGCCTATATTCTGGCTCAGGCCATCCGCGAAGCGGGTTCCGACGATACGGAAAAAATGAACGAAGCCATGAAGAAAATGAAGTTCTCCGGCGTTACGGGCACCTTCACCTTTGAGAACGGCAACCCCACAAAGGGCGGCGTTATCATCGGCGTGCAAGACGGCGTGAACAAGTTTATCGCCGCTGTGGAATAA